A part of Rhodamnia argentea isolate NSW1041297 chromosome 8, ASM2092103v1, whole genome shotgun sequence genomic DNA contains:
- the LOC115756529 gene encoding uncharacterized protein LOC115756529, with amino-acid sequence MEMEEAEGSFPFPTYEGAYYVQSPSTVSHAYYSNHERLSTSFLSHPNPTQQAISSSTYALSRHSSRLSNDASALLPQNVNDPDPMVSDDGEKCLIGFGGDMGGHDDEEEDVFYQEKVEWWRYLSFGLYPSSNSWILLQLSWRMMMSLGVALLVFYLATKPPNPNVSVKVDGIPNFALGEGVDNTGVSTKILTCNISMRLWVDNKSKLFDLHIQPPIIHLYFGRLPLAIALHGGELYAGSGETTTFGMYVGTRNKAMYGAGGSMQDMLEGSKGGLALRVGVRLRSNIHVVEGLVHVQFHHQAHCLVLLSKADDAQTFHSNCTLVPPTAS; translated from the exons ATGGAGATGGAAGAGGCAGAAGGGTCGTTCCCCTTCCCAACGTACGAGGGCGCATACTACGTGCAAAGCCCTTCCACCGTCTCTCATGCCTACTACAGCAACCACGAGCGACTCTCCACATCCTTCCTCAGCCATCCCAATCCCACCCAACAAGCCATCTCCTCCTCCACATACGCCCTCTCTCGCCACTCCTCCCGCTTGTCCAACGACGCCTCGGCCTTATTGCCACAAAATGTGAACGATCCCGACCCCATGGTTTCGGATGATGGCGAGAAGTGCCTCATCGGATTTGGTGGGGACATGGGCGGCCatgatgatgaggaggaggacgtGTTTTACCAAGAGAAAGTGGAGTGGTGGAGGTACTTGTCCTTCGGTCTTTATCCCTCGTCCAATTCCTGGATTTTGTTGCAGTTAAGttggaggatgatgatgagctTGGGAGTGGCGTTGCTCGTTTTCTATTTAGCCACCAAACCCCCAAACCCCAACGTTTCCGTTAAG GTGGACGGGATCCCAAATTTTGCATTGGGGGAGGGAGTGGACAACACGGGAGTGTCCACAAAGATCTTGACCTGCAACATATCGATGCGACTTTGGGTGGACAACAAGTCGAAGCTCTTCGACCTTCACATTCAACCCCCGATCATTCACCTCTACTTCGGTCGCCTACCTCTCGCCATTGCTCTTCAT GGTGGGGAATTATATGCCGGGAGCGGTGAGACGACGACGTTTGGGATGTACGTAGGGACGAGGAACAAGGCGATGTACGGGGCGGGGGGGAGCATGCAAGACATGCTGGAGGGAAGCAAGGGAGGCCTGGCTCTGAGGGTTGGGGTGAGATTGAGATCTAACATCCACGTGGTGGAGGGACTGGTGCACGTCCAGTTCCATCACCAAGCCCACTGCTTGGTGTTGCTGTCCAAAGCCGACGACGCCCAAACATTCCACAGCAACTGCACCCTCGTCCCTCCTACAGCTTCTTGA
- the LOC115756538 gene encoding 7-deoxyloganetin glucosyltransferase-like produces MEDHLSESSCSRKPHAICFPAPAQSHIGAMLKLAKLLHHKGFYITFVNTEFNHARLLKARAGDPNSAVEGDLLSGNRFRFLTIPDGLPPSNADATQDSVSITKSARHHMVAPFSDLVSNHLRHASDTLKATGTASFPPISCIVADGFMSFTTCPAAEKFEIPLINLWTIPACALMGLMQFRALMDKGLVPLPDESYLSNGYLDTPIDWIPGMKNMRLRDMPGCCRITDPDDTFFNYILGVADRAQKATATAIHTFEALEPHVLSALSSLVPRLYAVGPLNLLLNQIPGSDQPSVVKNIGGNLWKEHSECIQWLDSKRPGSVIYVSFGSVACLTHQQLVEFAVGLARSEQCFLWVIRPDLVMDASGIDLPGEFLEEITRERGLLSGWCPQEKVLNHPAVGGFLTHCGWSSTIESLSAGVPMLCWPRQVDQQTICKYACDEWGVGLEIGSDVKREEVGKLVRELMTEGEKGKKMKKRAMEWKELAAQAVGPHGSSSISLDMLINDILSK; encoded by the exons ATGGAAGATCATCTGTCCGAGTCATCATGCTCAAGAAAACCGCATGCCATCTGTTTTCCGGCACCAGCGCAGAGCCACATAGGCGCGATGCTCAAACTGGCAAAACTTCTCCATCACAAGGGCTTCTACATCACCTTCGTCAACACCGAGTTCAACCACGCACGGCTACTCAAAGCGAGAGCCGGTGATCCTAATAGCGCCGTGGAGGGGGACCTTTTAAGCGGCAACCGTTTTCGGTTCTTGACGATCCCTGATGGGCTTCCCCCTTCGAATGCTGATGCGACGCAGGACTCCGTCTCGATCACTAAGTCAGCGAGGCACCACATGGTCGCTCCTTTCTCTGACCTTGTATCCAACCATCTTCGTCACGCTTCCGATACTTTGAAGGCAACTGGTACTGCTAGTTTTCCTCcgatttcttgcatcgttgcAGATGGTTTCATGTCGTTCACTACATGTCCCGCCGCTGAAAAGTTTGAGATCCCCCTCATAAATTTGTGGACTATCCCGGCCTGTGCCCTCATGGGGCTCATGCAATTTCGCGCCCTCATGGACAAGGGTCTTGTACCTCTCCCAG ATGAATCCTATCTGAGCAATGGCTATTTGGACACTCCCATTGATTGGATCCCTGGCATGAAGAACATGAGGCTACGCGACATGCCCGGCTGCTGCCGCATCACCGACCCTGACGACACTTTCTTCAACTACATCTTGGGAGTCGCCGACCGAGCTCAGAAAGCCACAGCTACCGCCATTCACACTTTTGAAGCGCTGGAGCCCCACGTTTTAAGTGCCCTGTCCTCGTTGGTCCCTAGACTTTACGCGGTGGGACCACTCAATCTACTGCTCAACCAAATCCCCGGAAGCGACCAGCCGTCTGTCGTGAAGAACATTGGAGGCAATCTGTGGAAAGAGCACAGCGAATGCATCCAATGGCTGGACTCGAAGAGACCCGGATCGGTGATTTACGTCAGCTTTGGGAGCGTAGCATGTCTGACGCACCAGCAGTTGGTAGAGTTTGCAGTGGGACTGGCCCGTAGCGAGCAATGCTTCTTGTGGGTCATAAGGCCGGACCTGGTTATGGACGCGAGTGGAATTGATCTTCCGGGTGAGTTTCTTGAAGAAATCACGAGAGAGCGGGGTCTTCTCTCGGGTTGGTGCCCACAAGAGAAGGTACTAAACCACCCTGCTGTCGGAGGGTTCTTGACTCACTGCGGGTGGAGCTCGACCATTGAGAGCTTGTCGGCCGGAGTGCCGATGCTCTGTTGGCCACGTCAAGTCGACCAACAGACTATTTGCAAGTATGCTTGTGACGAGTGGGGGGTCGGGTTGGAGATCGGTAGTGATGTGAAGAGAGAGGAAGTCGGGAAGCTTGTGAGGGAGTTGATGACGGAAGgagagaaggggaagaagatgaagaagagggcTATGGAGTGGAAGGAACTCGCAGCGCAGGCGGTTGGTCCGCACGGTTCCTCCTCCATTAGTTTGGACATGTTGATCAACGATATCTTGTCTAAATAA